One Channa argus isolate prfri chromosome 17, Channa argus male v1.0, whole genome shotgun sequence genomic window, ACAGAAACGAGACAAAGAGAACCAACTCAAGTAAAGGCGACAAAACAACAGCATAACAATTTGCCTCACACAAATATTTGAGATTTTTCCACAGTGAATAAACGAATACGTGCATTTTGTTCGCTTCGATATCATATCCGTGTTCCCTTTTGGTCTTTCATGAAAATGTGATCATCTTTTGTGTCGTGTTTCCGTAGAAAGAGAAAACTCTAAAGTTTCGTCTGACGTGGGCAGCATCACCCCTGTGACTCCTCCGCCCCCCCTTCTCCTCTCTGTGTGCAGTTACAGGTCGCTGCATCTTTCCACATTTCAGGAGCCAGGTGGTCTGGACGTTGAGCCCTCCTCCCagctcccccccaccccaccggTTGGAGTGGGCTGCCTTTTCAAGAGGCGTTCAGGGGCCACAGCTGCTTGGCCTAATGCTCCTCCAGAGAGCCGAGGATTAAACCGAGGGGAGACGTGCAGGGAGGCAGGCGGTGGGGGAGTGAAAGGAAATGATGAGGTAGGAAATGTAAAAggagagaggacaaaaaaaaaaaggtgcataCAAATAGAGGTTGCAGTAAGGGTCTAACCCACCTTTAGCCTCGGGCAGAGACATGAGCCAACGCCGCAGGTGCTCTGAATCAGGGCGGCAGAAACTGGTTTGATGCAGGAGAACTGAAAACGATAGAGATATTATTGAAGTGCTGCAGTGAAACTGAACACGGAAGCACTGAGGAGAGTCGTGGATCAGCGTGTTCTGCACACCGAAGAGCCGAATGCTGGTCGTGACTGGAAGCTGTTAGAGTAGATGGTGATAAAGAGCTGAGTCCATGcaaagaaaaaggttcagtttattaacaaaaatgttaaaaagccaCGTTCACATGTATTATTCACAGGTAACATCGTTTTCCTACAAACCGACAAACAGCCTCTTCCAAATGTATCAGAGCAGCAAAGCCACTTCATTTGTTTGGGTCCATTGGATTTGCTACACACAGCCGCCACATTTGAAGTCACCAAAAGTACTGGAACGTGTAGCCGACAGGTGTTTTTTTGCTACCCAGGTGTGTCCTGCGAGATTGGCTTTTTGAAGATAACGAGCTCCGTCACATTTTTACCTGTGAAAACTGGGTTTGCTGTTAATAAAAGAAGACAGGAGAAAGCAAAACCATCAATGTCCTAAACCAATGACACTGAGCAACGaaaacagctgatgacagaaacGTGAAAGCTATGAAGAAAAAGCCCAAAACAACAATCAGAGACATCAGAAGCAGAAGGTTTCACAATCCACCGTCTGAAGGAAACTTCCCGAGTTCCACGAGAAGGAAAGGCCTCATCAGCAGGAAGAATGAGAAAGTCAGGTTGGAATTTGGTTTAAAAGAGGTTATCCAAAAACCACAAAGTCTTATGACGtgatgagaccaagatgaaTGTCCACCAAAGTGCCGGTAAGACCAAAGAGAGGAGCAAGAAAGAACCACTTCAGCTCATCTGTGAAGGCACagctgtttctggaacaagctCACAGGATCTTGGTTGGTAATAGAACTCGTGATGGCAGCTGCAGAAAGAATTCAGAGGTCAACAGAAACATGTCGTCTGCAAagttacagagaaatgcataAAAACTAATGTGGAGGAGCTTCGTCGAGGCGACGATCGAAAAACAAGCTGTCAGCTCAGCAACTCTGAAAAAGTACCAGAGCAACACAGTTTGACTGTGTTGAAGCACAAAAAACGTTCtgttagatttatttaaaataaccagGAGTCAGGTTTAAATCAGTGAATGAGGGAATTAAAcacattgtcatggtaacaatAAGACAGATGACATAACGCTGCTTCTAAAACATTCAAGTCAACCTCTGAAGCCATCACCACCAGCAGTTAATGTTCATTTTTGCCTCTTATTGACTGATAAGTTTGTTGTGCGTTTACACCTAATTGAACTTGAATTATATTCTAATTTACCTTGCTAGGTAGCTCAAAATTGGGCTTCTTAAGATGGATTTGGATATaccataaataattattaataattatcaaGTCTTATTcataaaataatagttttatttaaagccacaaaacaaGTATTTTACCACCTCAGACTCAGTGGGCACCATCAGTGGCCAATCAGACAGTCGAAGGAGCCCGTGCCCCCCAAACCCCCCCTCTGGTCGCACCCCTGTCACCTTTATTGTAGCATGTTGCTGCCgcataaataaacacatgtacTGTTGGTTCGAGATACTTTAAAAATAGTGACAAATAACGACAAAGTGAAATTCGTGTTTTGATGATTTACTCAACCAAGAAACGTCgcagaaaacacaacagatcAGCTGGAACAAGAATGTAGGTTACAGTAGTTTTGAAAGTTTTCCCACtgtattatttgttattactgAAGGAGCTTCAGGGTTTCACATAAAGCCAAAGTGGAGAAATTTCCTTTTGCATGtagattttgaaaaatatattatgATGCTGAAATGCAGATGCACCAACACTGTGCAGCTCATATTCAGCTGATGGCTGTTTACGTTGCTTTGATTTAGCTGCAAATTGCTTCACTTAAACACTCCGAGGGGCTTGATGGGGTCAGTTTTTCTCCTCTGAAGcatcttattttgaaaactgAGGTCAGGgacgctgctgctgcttccccgcagagaaacagagacacgAAAGAAGCAAAGAGAGattaataaagatttattttgtgGATTCGAAACTCGGACGAGGGGACCTGACTCACCTCCAGAGACTGAAGACAATCGTCTTCACGGAGTCAAGATAAGCAGCTTTCAGACGGATTTGCATCAGGAGACGGAGAATTTCAAAGGGGACAAATGTCTCCctgtaaacacactgaacagttttcttctttgtcttcgtATCTACAGCCAGTTTCCTCGGAGTTGATCAAGTCCAGGTCCTGGGTTTTGGTGTCTGCAGGAACTCATGGCTTCGCgagaaaaaaggggggaaaacaaGATGAACAAAACTACAGACAGCACAGTACAAATACTACAAACCTGTTTCATACTTTATTTACTAAGTCACGTGCTCAGTTTTATCCTGTGCATAATATTAAACGAACATTCTTATTTATTACTCTGCTGGcctttgtatttaatttttcaaaaagcacatgatgtgtatttgtttatagTACATGGTTTCGaggatgctaaaaaaaaaaaacactttaatttgaaaaatcaaaaacaacttaATGTATGAGAAGGTGTAAAGGtcagaaataaagaagaaaaaataaaaatattttgtgcaatAAATTCCTAAAATTGTGCCTCTtggaacattaaacacaaaatgcagtttgttcTTAATGAtcaataatgacaaagtgaataaatgacttttttttttttacaatcaaaattaaataagtTCTAACAGAAGTCAGATAAGTGAAGTATATAGCTCAAATATGTGCTGAACCTCTGAGGTGAATCAGCCTCTGTGCACTTGAAATATTTTGTTCATAATTTAtcctaataataatgataatcaAAGTTCACTGAAGCTTTTATGTTCACTGGTAGgaacattaacaaaaaacaacGTTCAGCACTTTCAGAAAAAATGCAGATACTTCACCTCAGCAGCCGattgaagcttttttttataaCCAAAGACTTTGCTGTGATCCAGTCAGAAACACGACTACAAGGCAGAACTTTCATGAGTCATTTATTTGAGAAtattcacctttaaaaaagTATCTCAAACACTGTGATAAACAGAACCTAACAAGTTGTAATAAAGAACCTGGGATTAATTCAAATGTACTGGTCACACACTACAGGAACTTCACTTCAGAAATCAAGACAGAAAATGACTTAAACGATAACAAAGACGGAGGCATCACGACAGGCCCCTCGGTTTATTCTCTACTAAAGACATTTATGAGGAAAAGATCATGTGTTTTTACTCCGAGAGTGTATTTTGCTGAGTGACGTTAAGAGAAACTAAAGTAGATGCGTGTCCACATGTTTGGACCCTTTCTATCAAATAAGACAAGAGTTCAAACCTTTCAGCAGCTTATTCCccgtgttttaaaaaaaacgcaCGTTAGCATCATTAACCGTCACCATGGATACgcagagaaatgaaaagtaGCCATTAAAGAAGCTCCTAGGAAGAGACGTGATATCACAGGAGTAAAAAGAGAAGCGCGGAGAGCTGAACTCCTCGGTGGGTTTAAACTCAGCGTGAATCACTGGAAGCAACCGACATCAGCCTCTTAATACGCGAACAAGCGGTGcgattagttaaaaaaaagctccaaGATCAAAACTCAGGAAGAAAAACTGGCGTGGAAACGACGTAAGACGCGTTAAACTGTGGGAATCCGCTGAAACGCAGGAACAACTGaattatggttaaaaaaaatgagaggatgccctttttttaatttcccatAAACTGTGCTGAACTCCCTGCAGGGCAAATACAGCTGTTCCTACCAGATGCATGAAGCTGCGGTCACTCTCGGTCCCGGTCGGACCCGTTCTCCTCgctgcacccccccccccgGGGCTccatttctaaaatgtattattattattattattattattttatctgcCACCGGAAAACCACGAAGCTGAACGTGAAGTGACGTGGGGCAGCGGGTCAGCAGGTGATTGGCTGATTGCTTCTGGGCCGCAGCGGGAGGAGCTGCGCAATTCAAAGGTGGACTAGGGACCACGGACTAGGGACCAGGAGGAACCAGCAGGAACCAGGTCCAACCAACAGGAGAGAGAGTTAAGAGTAAATGATCAGAATAACAAATCAAGTCACAAACCTGTGATTAAAAAAGgcaataatttatattttagtttgttttcattgattCCTGTCAGTAATTTTCTGTTGTGACTAATAAATTAAGTTTTCTTGAAGTTGACTTTCACTGTAAAGTTCCAACTCTCTGTTGGAACCAAACGCACGCAGATAATTAAGAAATACAACAATCACAAATGTATCTTTTAATAATATGGAGGCctgagaaaagttttttttaaaatgtagaattaaaaaataaactgaagagacgataatgtgttattttataaaCTGTCCCCATCAGTGGCTGTTATTCAATAAAAACGATAATAATACAGAATTGTGTGTGAAACTTCGTTAAACGTTTtgaagaatgaaagaaaaaaatgaaataatcctCAGACTCGGTCCAGTTGATAATCGGGATGAGCTCGAGTTCATTTAAACGAAACAGATTCGATCTTTATTTGGCAGGAAACGAAATCAACGTGTGaaaatgtgaagcagcagcGCGCGGATCTCCAGGCTCCGCTCAGCAGAAATCCACGTATGAACATGACAATAAAAGGTTCTGGAGCCTGAACATGATGTTTGCAGAAACGTCCATCTTCATCAGGAGCTGCTGCTGGTCACAGCGTCTTTAACTAGTCACAGCTTTGGTCAAACTTCAGGAACCAATCCTCGGCTGGTCCAGACCCGTTTCTCAACTCGCTTCTGTGATGTCAGTTGTCATTGTTGGCTGCTGCGCGCGCGTCGCTCCGCCCCCCCATGTGCCGGAGTCCGGCGGGATAAGGGCAACTCGCCTCCTCCTGCAGCCGATCAGCTGGACTTCTTCCCAGGGAGACACAACAAGCAAGACGccggagggagggagggggacgCAGGCAGAAGCCCACCGCATCCAGCCATAGGCAGCAGCGGACCGGACCGGACCGGAGGGCACGGGGTGGCCGCACCATGTCCTTGAGCCCAAAGCACTCCACTCCCTTCTCAGTCTCAGACATTTTGAGCCCGATGGAGGACAGCTACCGCAGGTTTGGAGGGATGGACCCCGCAGCAGGGAGCCTGGGGTCCCCGCTGGGCGCCTACCGGCAGCCGCAGGTCTCTCAGCCCGGTATGCAGCACCAGCACCAGCCGCAGCAGCATCAACCGCCTCATCTCCACCgccatcaccatcaccaccaccatcaccacctgtcctcctcttcttcatcctcctcctcctcttcctcagccACCGCAGCTCTGGGACCCGGCGGGCCTTATCACGTCCCGCACGGCGTGCCGCAGTTCTCCGGGGCCGTCGGCGGCTTTTGCAACGGGGGCATCGGGAACGTCGGAGACCTGCCGTCCTATCAGGAGACGGTGAGGAGCGGAGGAGCCGCGGCGGCGGCGTGGTACAGCAACCCGGAGCCAAGATACCCGACAAGTAAGAGGAAGTTCGGTTAAAAGTTTGGACACGGATCAGCTGCTTTTACGCACgagacacaaatgaaaaacGGGTTTAATCAGGTTCCAGTGACTTTAAAGCGGTTTCATTAAGAAAAGGTTTTAAGTGTTGTAGCACTAAAttctacaatttaaaatattgtttgaacCGGTCCACAGCGACCCCCATTAAATCCCCGAAACCAAAATATTTGATCCGCATCCACGGAGGCCTAGACCTCTTTATAGATGCTTTACTGGTCCCAAAAACACGACGGGGGGCTCACTGCAAAAGTAATAAACTGTTGGCaatttcaagttttatttagcttttcttaaaagacttttattatttattttattgatttatgagTTGGCCTTTAAATTCGTCTTTAACCAAACATTTTCGCTGTCTCCAAGTTTCCAGGTTCATGGGCCCCTCCGCCGGGATGAACATGCCCGGGATGGTGGGCAGTCTGGCCGGGATGGATCCCACCGCCAAGTCCATGGTGACGCTGCACGCGGCCCCGCGCAGGAAGCGGCGGGTGCTCTTCTCGCAGGCGCAGGTGTACGAGCTGGAGCGGCGCTTCAAGCAGCAGAAATACCTGTCGGCCCCGGAACGCGAGCACTTGGCCGGATTGATCCACCTCACGCCGAACCAGGTAAAGATCTGGTTCCAGAACCACCGCTACAAGCTGAAGCGGCAGGTCAAGGACAAGGCCtcgcagcagctgcagcaggaggagaaCGGAGGTGGAGGAAGCGGTGGAGGTCTGTGTTCGACGACGCGCCGCTCCTCCTCCGTGTCCCCGGTCCTCTCCAAGAACGGTAAGGGATGCCGGAGCGATTCCAGCGGTACCAATCAGACCGGGAACCGACAGAGCAGCTCAGGCGAGGTCCTGGCGGTGAccccgcagcagcagcagcagcagcagcagcaacaggtgAACCAGCTGTCGTCCACGGATGAGCTGGAGGACTTGTCCCCCAGTCCGCCGCTGGGACTGCACAGCCAGATCAACATGACGCAGACGGACGCGGCGCTAATCGAGTACACCAACAGCATGATCGGCTCCAATTTACTGTACGGGAGAACTTGGTAGGGATAACGCGAGGAGGGCAGGCGGGATCGGGGCCTCTGAGGGCATCATCCCGGGTTGTTCATTAGAAAACCcgctgcaacacacacaaaaaagcaccaattaatttttttccccctttgcgTGCGTAAAGTTCTGGTTTTACGCACGCAGGGACGCAAGACTTTGGGTGGTTTTGAGCAATAGTAGGtgcaaaaataaactgtatattagaGCAGCGAACCTGGACTAAATGTTGCTACCActgttattttcttcttctttttgttgttttttttggggggtaaaTGACAGATGTGACTGCTGCTGCATTTAAGCTCGAGACTAAACCACGGGAGATTCCGGATAAGGAGCGATCTCCTCTCAGTGCGACCCCTTTTATTTCTtcaagaaattaaattattgcaGGTTTATAAATGAAGTTAATACAAAGTGAAGCAATAGAGGCAgaaatttaaaagaacaaacatcCGGGAGGAACCACAGCGGtttgagaaatattttctttccaaGTAAGTCATCAAATATTCTGTTACAGCcggttttaatttgttttcagtattgaataaatgatattttcattttggacATTCCAACGTTTTTATTCTGAAAcctaaaaacaaagaagaggcAGATTTCTGGGGTTTTCTACTTGACACGGACGCCAACTGTAATTTACAGGGCTGcgttgtttttatgttaaatacaTCCGAAAACGTTTCATGCTTCAGATGTTTTGGAGAAACACGATGCAAAAATTTAGGTGGGTGGGTTTAATAAAATTAACGACTTTTACATCTGAACCAAATTTAAGCGAAAATTAAACGTTTTATAAAAAACACTTCCGGTCCTGTATGAAGTGACAaaaattagacaaaaataatccaaacacacttttattttacgtgttttttttttttctttccacaatCATTTTGGAGACATTTCTctcagaaataaacacaggcGGACACTTGACTCACTTGTACTTTACAACTTTTATAagttgtttcttgttttaaaaaaacaaacacaattcacatgtttttgttataagcaagataaaaaggaaaaaattaattGTACAAGACTACATTggcatgaaaaaagaaatacttcCTAAAATCGAACCCCCTCCTCAGAAACAGTCC contains:
- the nkx2.4b gene encoding NK2 homeobox 4b isoform X2, which encodes MSLSPKHSTPFSVSDILSPMEDSYRRFGGMDPAAGSLGSPLGAYRQPQVSQPATAALGPGGPYHVPHGVPQFSGAVGGFCNGGIGNVGDLPSYQETVRSGGAAAAAWYSNPEPRYPTISRFMGPSAGMNMPGMVGSLAGMDPTAKSMVTLHAAPRRKRRVLFSQAQVYELERRFKQQKYLSAPEREHLAGLIHLTPNQVKIWFQNHRYKLKRQVKDKASQQLQQEENGGGGSGGGLCSTTRRSSSVSPVLSKNGKGCRSDSSGTNQTGNRQSSSGEVLAVTPQQQQQQQQQQVNQLSSTDELEDLSPSPPLGLHSQINMTQTDAALIEYTNSMIGSNLLYGRTW
- the nkx2.4b gene encoding NK2 homeobox 4b isoform X1, producing the protein MSLSPKHSTPFSVSDILSPMEDSYRRFGGMDPAAGSLGSPLGAYRQPQVSQPGMQHQHQPQQHQPPHLHRHHHHHHHHHLSSSSSSSSSSSSATAALGPGGPYHVPHGVPQFSGAVGGFCNGGIGNVGDLPSYQETVRSGGAAAAAWYSNPEPRYPTISRFMGPSAGMNMPGMVGSLAGMDPTAKSMVTLHAAPRRKRRVLFSQAQVYELERRFKQQKYLSAPEREHLAGLIHLTPNQVKIWFQNHRYKLKRQVKDKASQQLQQEENGGGGSGGGLCSTTRRSSSVSPVLSKNGKGCRSDSSGTNQTGNRQSSSGEVLAVTPQQQQQQQQQQVNQLSSTDELEDLSPSPPLGLHSQINMTQTDAALIEYTNSMIGSNLLYGRTW